The following proteins are encoded in a genomic region of Sphingopyxis sp. YF1:
- a CDS encoding acyl-CoA dehydrogenase family protein, with protein MQDYSDIREEVAKLCAQYPGPYWQAKDKVREYPSEFVAALGEAGYLAALIPEEYGGAGLPLSAAAAILEEIQRQGCNGGAVHAQMYVMGTVLRHGSEEQKARYLPKVATGELRLQAFGVTEPTSGTDTLSLKTVAKRDGDHYVVNGQKLWTSRAEHSDLMILLARTTPREEAASRTEGLSVFLVDMKEALAAGTLSIRPIDTMMNHATTEIFFDNMRIPAANLIGEEGKGFRYILSGMNAERLLIAAECIGDAKWFIEKASSYAKERVLFGRPIGQNQGVQFPIARAYAQMRAAELLVHDGIAKYEAGENAGAEANMAKMLAAEASWAAGEACIQTHGGFGFAAEYDIERKFRETRLYQVAPISTNMILSYVAEHVLGMPRSY; from the coding sequence ATGCAGGATTATTCGGACATCCGCGAAGAAGTCGCCAAGCTCTGCGCGCAATATCCCGGCCCCTATTGGCAGGCGAAGGACAAGGTGCGCGAATATCCGAGCGAGTTCGTCGCCGCGCTCGGCGAAGCGGGCTATCTCGCGGCGCTGATCCCCGAGGAATATGGCGGCGCGGGCCTGCCGCTCTCCGCCGCCGCCGCGATCCTCGAGGAGATCCAGCGGCAGGGCTGCAACGGCGGCGCGGTGCACGCGCAAATGTATGTGATGGGCACCGTCCTGCGCCACGGGTCGGAGGAGCAGAAGGCTCGCTACCTGCCCAAGGTCGCGACCGGCGAGCTGCGCCTCCAGGCATTCGGCGTCACCGAACCGACGAGCGGCACCGACACGCTGAGCCTGAAGACCGTCGCCAAGCGAGACGGCGACCATTATGTCGTCAACGGCCAGAAACTCTGGACCAGCCGCGCCGAGCATAGCGACCTGATGATCCTGCTGGCGCGCACCACCCCGCGCGAAGAGGCGGCGAGCCGTACCGAAGGGCTGTCGGTGTTCCTCGTCGACATGAAGGAAGCGCTCGCCGCAGGCACGCTGTCGATCCGCCCGATCGACACGATGATGAACCATGCGACGACCGAAATCTTCTTCGACAATATGCGCATCCCCGCCGCGAACCTGATCGGCGAGGAGGGCAAGGGTTTCCGCTACATCTTGTCGGGCATGAACGCCGAGCGGCTGCTGATCGCCGCCGAATGCATCGGCGATGCGAAATGGTTCATCGAAAAGGCCAGCTCCTACGCGAAGGAACGCGTCCTCTTCGGCCGCCCGATCGGCCAGAACCAGGGCGTGCAATTCCCGATCGCGCGCGCCTATGCCCAGATGCGCGCCGCCGAACTGCTCGTCCACGACGGCATCGCCAAATATGAGGCGGGCGAGAATGCGGGGGCCGAGGCCAATATGGCCAAGATGCTTGCCGCCGAGGCAAGCTGGGCGGCGGGCGAGGCGTGCATCCAGACGCACGGCGGTTTCGGCTTCGCCGCCGAATATGACATCGAACGCAAGTTCCGCGAAACGCGCCTCTATCAGGTCGCGCCGATCAGCACGAACATGATCCTGTCCTATGTCGCGGAGCATGTGCTGGGAATGCCGCGGAGCTATTGA
- a CDS encoding acetyl-CoA C-acetyltransferase, which yields MTLRRAAIVAPIRTPVGKFGGALSSLTAGDLGAVILKALIERTKIDPARVDDVVFSQGYGNGEAPCIGHWSWLAAGLPIEVPGYQLDRRCGSGLQAIVNAAMMVQTGMSDVVVAGGVESMSNVEHYSTDIRKGVRAGNLTLHDRLTRGRVMSQPVERFGVITGMIETAENLAKDYDISREACDAYAVRSHQNAAAAWAKGLFADELVPVTVPQRKGDPVVFDHDEGYRADATIESLGKLRPLEGGVVTAGNASQQNDAAAACLVVAEDKLDELGLTPIAWYHSSAAAGCDPSRMGIGPVPAVERLFARNGLGWGDIDLVELNEAFAPQVLACLKGWGWSDDDSRMAMLNVNGSGISLGHPIGATGGRILANLTRELQRRGGRYGLETMCIGGGQGIAAIFEAA from the coding sequence ATGACCCTTCGCCGCGCCGCCATCGTCGCCCCCATCCGCACCCCCGTCGGCAAGTTCGGCGGCGCGCTGTCGAGCCTGACCGCGGGCGACCTCGGCGCCGTGATCCTGAAAGCGCTGATCGAGCGCACCAAGATCGACCCCGCGCGCGTCGACGACGTCGTCTTTTCGCAGGGCTATGGCAATGGCGAGGCCCCGTGCATCGGCCACTGGTCGTGGCTCGCCGCGGGCCTGCCGATCGAGGTGCCGGGTTACCAGCTCGACCGCCGCTGCGGATCGGGGCTGCAGGCGATCGTCAACGCCGCGATGATGGTGCAGACGGGCATGTCCGACGTCGTCGTCGCGGGCGGGGTCGAATCGATGTCGAACGTCGAGCATTACAGCACCGACATCCGCAAGGGCGTGCGCGCGGGGAACCTCACGCTCCACGACCGGCTGACACGCGGGCGCGTGATGTCGCAGCCGGTCGAGCGTTTCGGCGTCATCACCGGCATGATCGAGACCGCCGAAAATCTGGCCAAGGATTATGATATCAGTCGCGAGGCGTGCGACGCCTATGCCGTGCGCAGCCACCAGAACGCCGCGGCGGCGTGGGCGAAGGGGCTGTTCGCCGATGAGCTGGTGCCGGTCACGGTACCGCAACGGAAGGGCGACCCGGTCGTCTTCGACCATGACGAGGGCTATCGCGCCGACGCCACGATCGAGAGCCTCGGCAAGCTGCGCCCGCTCGAGGGCGGTGTGGTCACCGCGGGCAATGCGAGCCAGCAGAATGACGCCGCGGCGGCTTGTTTGGTGGTCGCCGAGGACAAGCTCGACGAACTCGGCCTCACCCCCATCGCCTGGTATCACAGCTCGGCGGCGGCGGGCTGCGACCCGAGCCGCATGGGCATCGGCCCGGTTCCGGCGGTCGAGCGGCTGTTCGCGCGCAACGGCCTCGGCTGGGGCGACATCGACCTCGTCGAACTCAACGAGGCGTTTGCGCCGCAGGTGCTCGCCTGCCTCAAGGGCTGGGGCTGGTCGGACGACGACAGCCGCATGGCCATGCTCAACGTCAACGGATCGGGCATCTCGCTCGGCCACCCGATCGGCGCGACCGGCGGGCGTATCCTCGCCAATCTGACGCGCGAGCTGCAACGACGCGGCGGGCGCTATGGGCTGGAAACCATGTGCATCGGCGGCGGCCAGGGCATCGCCGCGATCTTCGAGGCCGCGTGA
- a CDS encoding CoA transferase, which yields MYNFLPNLSVIEASSFVASPTAGLYLAQMGAEVIRVDQIGGGPDFRRWPVTENNDSLYWENLNRAKKSVALDLGRPEGRELLQQLVRATGQFVTNFPVGGFLSHAVLAEGRPDLITVRVMGWADGSPALDYTVNNAVGYPMLTGAGPEPVNHVLPAWDLLTGAYAAFALMAAIQRRGATGEGGEVRLPLSDIAIGTVANLGGIAEVMYGGANRPRLGNAVYGLFGRDFVTRDGERTMIVVVTPRQWANLIAALGLGEAIASIEAARGVSFAKDDGLRFEHRDALYPLFEAAIAARDHADLAAAFDAGGIVHSPYRTMLDAAQDPELVANNPIFGAVENPSGFAYPAAGAFATVPQLDRQAPRPAPRNGQHTEEVLAERLSLSSGEIARLIDAGIAGTGDKT from the coding sequence ATGTATAATTTCCTCCCCAACCTGTCGGTCATCGAGGCCTCGTCCTTCGTCGCGTCGCCGACCGCGGGCCTCTATCTCGCGCAGATGGGCGCCGAGGTGATCCGCGTCGACCAGATCGGCGGCGGGCCCGATTTCCGGCGCTGGCCGGTGACCGAAAACAACGACTCGCTCTATTGGGAGAATCTCAACCGCGCGAAGAAGTCGGTCGCGCTCGACCTCGGCCGGCCCGAGGGACGCGAGTTGCTCCAGCAGCTGGTGCGCGCGACGGGTCAGTTCGTCACCAACTTCCCGGTCGGCGGCTTCCTGTCGCACGCGGTGCTGGCAGAGGGCCGTCCCGACCTGATCACGGTGCGCGTGATGGGCTGGGCCGACGGGTCGCCGGCGCTCGACTATACGGTGAACAACGCGGTCGGTTATCCGATGCTGACCGGCGCGGGACCCGAACCGGTCAACCATGTGCTGCCCGCATGGGACCTGCTGACCGGCGCCTATGCCGCCTTTGCGCTGATGGCGGCGATCCAGCGGCGCGGCGCGACCGGCGAAGGCGGTGAGGTACGGCTGCCGCTTTCCGATATCGCGATCGGCACCGTCGCCAATCTCGGCGGCATCGCCGAGGTGATGTACGGCGGCGCGAACCGCCCGCGGCTCGGCAATGCGGTCTATGGCCTGTTCGGGCGCGACTTCGTGACGCGCGACGGCGAGCGGACGATGATCGTCGTGGTGACCCCGCGGCAATGGGCGAACCTGATCGCGGCGCTCGGGCTGGGCGAGGCGATCGCGAGCATCGAGGCGGCGCGCGGCGTCTCCTTCGCGAAGGACGACGGGCTGCGCTTCGAGCATCGGGATGCGCTCTATCCCTTGTTCGAGGCGGCGATCGCGGCGCGCGATCATGCCGACCTTGCCGCTGCCTTCGACGCGGGCGGGATCGTCCATTCGCCCTATCGCACGATGCTCGACGCGGCGCAGGACCCCGAACTGGTGGCGAACAATCCGATCTTCGGCGCGGTGGAAAACCCCAGCGGCTTTGCCTATCCCGCCGCGGGGGCCTTTGCGACCGTGCCGCAGCTCGATCGCCAGGCGCCCCGCCCCGCCCCGCGCAACGGCCAGCATACCGAAGAGGTGCTGGCCGAGCGACTTTCGCTATCGTCGGGCGAGATCGCCCGCCTGATCGACGCCGGCATCGCCGGAACTGGAGACAAGACATGA
- a CDS encoding acetyl-CoA acetyltransferase, whose protein sequence is MAKGIRDKVAILGMGCARFGERWDKDEDQLMLEAYEEAMADAGIEASQIDAAWLGAAFDAQNIGPSGIPLAVALRLPDIGVTKVENYCASGTESFRGAVYAVASGACDIALAMGAEKLKDTGYGGLPVRTRGTTHDMVGITGSAPGNFAQLASAYRGVHGVGADDLKRAMAHVSVKSHANGAKNPKAHLQKAVTMEQVLNAPMIAEPLGLFDCCGVSDGAACAIVTTPEIARALGKTDIVTVKALQLATSNGWEMQAQGWNGSYFHTTRVAATRAYDEAGITDPRAQLSLIEVHDCFSVTELVTMEDLHISKEGEGWRDVLDGFYDADGSIPCQIDGGLKCFGHPIGASGLRMIYENYLQILGRAGERQRQDSPVFALSHNLGGMPNQNVSSIAIIGRADA, encoded by the coding sequence ATGGCCAAGGGTATCCGCGACAAGGTCGCCATTTTGGGCATGGGCTGTGCCAGGTTCGGCGAGCGCTGGGACAAGGACGAGGACCAGCTGATGCTCGAGGCCTATGAGGAGGCGATGGCCGACGCCGGGATCGAGGCGAGCCAGATCGACGCCGCCTGGCTGGGCGCTGCGTTCGACGCGCAGAATATCGGGCCGAGCGGCATCCCGCTCGCGGTCGCGCTGCGCCTGCCCGATATCGGCGTCACCAAGGTCGAAAATTATTGCGCGAGCGGCACCGAAAGCTTTCGCGGCGCGGTCTATGCCGTCGCATCGGGCGCGTGCGACATCGCGCTCGCGATGGGCGCCGAAAAATTGAAGGACACCGGCTATGGCGGTCTGCCCGTCCGCACCCGCGGCACGACGCACGACATGGTCGGCATCACCGGATCGGCGCCGGGCAATTTCGCGCAGCTCGCGAGCGCCTATCGCGGCGTCCATGGTGTCGGCGCCGACGACCTCAAGCGCGCGATGGCGCATGTTTCGGTCAAGAGCCACGCCAATGGCGCGAAGAACCCCAAGGCACACCTCCAGAAGGCGGTGACGATGGAGCAGGTGCTGAACGCGCCGATGATCGCCGAGCCGCTCGGGCTGTTCGACTGCTGCGGGGTCAGCGACGGCGCCGCCTGCGCGATCGTCACCACGCCCGAAATCGCGCGCGCGCTCGGCAAGACCGACATCGTGACGGTCAAGGCGCTGCAACTCGCGACGTCGAACGGCTGGGAAATGCAGGCGCAGGGATGGAACGGCAGCTATTTCCACACCACCCGCGTCGCCGCGACGCGCGCCTATGACGAGGCGGGGATCACCGACCCGCGCGCGCAATTGAGCCTGATCGAGGTCCACGACTGTTTCTCGGTCACCGAGCTGGTGACGATGGAAGACCTCCACATCTCGAAGGAAGGCGAAGGCTGGCGCGACGTGCTCGACGGCTTCTACGACGCCGACGGGTCGATCCCGTGCCAGATCGACGGCGGATTGAAATGCTTCGGCCACCCGATCGGCGCGTCGGGGCTGCGCATGATCTATGAGAATTACCTCCAGATTCTCGGCCGCGCGGGCGAGCGGCAGCGGCAGGACAGTCCGGTCTTTGCGCTGAGCCACAATCTGGGCGGCATGCCGAACCAGAATGTGTCGTCGATCGCGATCATCGGGCGCGCGGATGCGTGA
- a CDS encoding 3-oxoacyl-[acyl-carrier-protein] synthase III C-terminal domain-containing protein has protein sequence MSDFGILSFGAYVPITRLQRSAIHATNGWFAGGLRGLAKGEKAVANWDEDSVTMAVEAARDALDGIDRATVQRVVIASTTLPFADRQNAGIVKEALNLPDAVGALDIAGSQRAATSALLAALGGGDTTLVTAAEITTPKPASEREMTSGDAAAAVLVGAGTPIATLAASHSVTVDFVDHFREAGEAHDYDWEARWVRDEGFARIMTPAIAALLKKAGVDAAAIDHFLVPVAVKGVPEMLAKKAGIGEGAVADTLAANLGHAGAAHALVMLAAALEKAKAGERILLASFGQGCDLLLFEVTGAIGSVKPRLGVSGWLARRIESTNYAKYLFHRGLLPLDRGMRAEHDSKTALTALWRNRKAVLGLVGGRCTKTGTVQFPKSEVSVNANDHAVGTQEDYPLAEVPAKVMTWTADALTYSPDPPSYYGNIDFVGGGRMMTEFTDFAAGALDVGADLRMMFRIKAYDENRGFRRYFWKAAPAF, from the coding sequence ATGAGCGATTTCGGAATCCTGTCGTTCGGCGCCTATGTGCCGATCACCCGGCTGCAGCGCAGCGCGATCCATGCGACCAACGGCTGGTTCGCGGGCGGACTGCGCGGACTGGCCAAGGGCGAGAAGGCGGTCGCCAACTGGGACGAGGACAGCGTCACCATGGCGGTGGAAGCCGCACGCGATGCATTGGACGGCATCGACCGCGCGACCGTGCAGCGCGTCGTCATCGCCTCGACCACCCTGCCCTTTGCCGACCGCCAGAATGCCGGCATCGTCAAGGAAGCGCTGAACCTGCCCGACGCGGTTGGCGCGCTCGACATCGCCGGATCGCAGCGCGCGGCGACGTCGGCGTTGCTCGCGGCGCTCGGCGGCGGCGACACGACGTTGGTCACGGCGGCGGAGATCACCACGCCCAAACCCGCGTCCGAGCGCGAGATGACGAGCGGCGACGCCGCCGCGGCGGTGCTCGTCGGCGCCGGCACGCCGATCGCGACGCTCGCCGCGAGCCACAGCGTGACGGTCGATTTCGTCGACCATTTCCGCGAGGCGGGCGAAGCGCATGATTATGACTGGGAAGCGCGCTGGGTCCGCGACGAGGGTTTCGCGCGGATCATGACCCCGGCGATCGCGGCGCTGCTCAAGAAAGCCGGCGTCGACGCTGCGGCGATCGACCATTTCCTCGTCCCCGTCGCGGTCAAGGGTGTGCCCGAGATGCTCGCGAAGAAGGCGGGTATCGGCGAGGGCGCGGTCGCCGACACGCTGGCTGCGAACCTCGGCCATGCCGGCGCGGCGCATGCGCTGGTGATGCTGGCGGCGGCGCTCGAAAAGGCAAAGGCCGGCGAGCGCATCCTGCTCGCGAGCTTCGGGCAGGGCTGCGACCTGCTGCTGTTCGAGGTCACCGGCGCCATCGGATCGGTGAAGCCGCGGCTCGGCGTGTCGGGCTGGCTCGCGCGGCGGATCGAATCGACCAACTACGCCAAATATCTCTTCCACCGCGGGCTCTTGCCGCTCGACCGCGGGATGCGCGCCGAGCATGACAGCAAGACGGCGCTCACCGCGCTGTGGCGCAACCGCAAGGCGGTGTTGGGCCTCGTCGGCGGGCGCTGTACCAAGACCGGCACGGTGCAATTCCCGAAGAGCGAGGTCAGCGTCAACGCCAACGACCATGCGGTCGGCACGCAGGAGGATTATCCGCTCGCCGAGGTGCCCGCGAAGGTGATGACCTGGACCGCCGACGCGCTCACCTATTCGCCCGATCCGCCGAGCTATTATGGCAATATCGACTTTGTCGGCGGCGGGCGCATGATGACCGAGTTCACCGATTTTGCGGCGGGCGCGCTCGACGTCGGCGCCGATCTGCGCATGATGTTCCGCATCAAGGCGTATGACGAGAATCGCGGGTTCAGGCGGTATTTTTGGAAAGCCGCGCCGGCTTTCTGA
- a CDS encoding MaoC family dehydratase, whose translation MPINPDALLAMPPIVTRQTLTRRDTMLYALGIGATELDFLFEERLKALPTMAVTLGYPGFIWRDPALGATWQKVLHGEQSTILHTVLPTEGEIIGSTRIEALFDKGADKGALALVTREIHDGAGTHLATSRAVTFLRGDGGFGGSSEGAPVPHALPDRAPDDVVTLATAANQAQIYRLSGDLNPLHIDPAVATGAGFDGPILHGLATYGVIGRALLAARCANEPARLKRLDGRFSSPVYPGETIETSIWDEEGGKLAFRARVVERDKIIFTNGYAETA comes from the coding sequence ATGCCCATTAATCCCGACGCCCTCCTCGCGATGCCGCCGATCGTCACGCGGCAGACCCTCACGCGGCGCGACACGATGCTCTACGCGCTCGGCATCGGGGCGACCGAACTCGACTTTCTGTTCGAGGAACGGCTGAAAGCGCTGCCGACGATGGCGGTGACGCTGGGTTATCCGGGCTTCATCTGGCGCGACCCCGCGCTCGGCGCCACCTGGCAGAAGGTGCTGCACGGCGAACAGTCGACGATCCTGCACACGGTCCTGCCAACCGAGGGAGAGATCATAGGATCGACGCGGATCGAGGCGCTGTTCGACAAGGGCGCCGACAAGGGCGCGCTGGCGCTGGTGACGCGCGAGATCCACGACGGCGCCGGCACGCATCTCGCGACCTCGCGCGCGGTGACTTTCCTGCGCGGCGACGGCGGTTTCGGCGGATCGAGCGAGGGTGCGCCGGTGCCGCATGCCCTGCCCGACCGCGCGCCCGACGACGTCGTGACACTGGCGACCGCAGCGAACCAGGCACAGATCTATCGCCTGTCGGGCGACCTCAACCCGCTCCACATCGACCCGGCGGTTGCGACGGGCGCGGGTTTCGACGGCCCGATCCTGCACGGACTCGCGACCTATGGCGTGATCGGCCGGGCATTGCTCGCCGCGCGCTGTGCGAACGAGCCCGCGCGGTTGAAGCGGCTCGATGGGCGCTTCTCCTCGCCGGTCTACCCCGGCGAGACGATCGAGACCTCGATCTGGGACGAGGAAGGTGGCAAGCTCGCCTTCCGCGCCCGCGTCGTCGAGCGCGACAAGATCATCTTCACCAACGGTTATGCGGAGACGGCATGA
- a CDS encoding SDR family NAD(P)-dependent oxidoreductase has product MLDGKVVAVTGAGRGVGREIALLCAKEGASVVVNDLGGTAEGEGADLSPAQETVNDIKAAGGKAMANGASVADPKGAASIIEDAVQNFGRIDAVVNNAGILRDRIWHKMSHEDWNAVIDVHLNGCFNVSKAATPYFRDQGSGSFIHFTSTSGLIGNFGQANYSAAKLGIVGLSQSIALDMARAGVRSNCIAPFAWSRLIATIPATNEAEALRIERMKTMTADKIAPLVAFLASDASQEVSNQIFGVRKNEIFLFSKPRPIRSMQKNEGWTPQAIADEMLPAFRGSFADPAERSGDVFGYDPI; this is encoded by the coding sequence ATGCTGGACGGCAAGGTGGTCGCAGTCACGGGCGCGGGACGCGGCGTCGGGCGCGAAATCGCGCTGCTGTGCGCGAAGGAAGGCGCATCGGTCGTGGTCAACGATCTGGGCGGCACGGCCGAAGGCGAAGGCGCCGACCTGTCGCCCGCGCAGGAAACGGTGAACGACATCAAGGCCGCGGGCGGCAAGGCGATGGCGAACGGCGCCAGCGTCGCCGACCCCAAGGGTGCGGCGAGCATCATCGAGGATGCGGTGCAGAACTTCGGCCGCATCGACGCGGTGGTCAACAATGCCGGCATCCTGCGCGATCGCATCTGGCACAAGATGAGCCATGAGGACTGGAACGCGGTGATCGACGTTCACTTGAACGGCTGTTTCAACGTGTCGAAGGCGGCGACCCCCTATTTCCGCGACCAGGGTTCGGGCAGCTTCATCCACTTCACCTCGACCAGCGGGCTGATCGGCAATTTCGGCCAGGCCAATTATTCGGCCGCGAAGCTGGGCATCGTCGGCCTGTCGCAGTCGATCGCGCTCGACATGGCGCGCGCCGGAGTGCGCTCCAACTGCATCGCGCCCTTCGCGTGGAGCCGCCTGATCGCGACGATCCCCGCGACCAACGAGGCCGAGGCGCTGCGCATCGAGCGCATGAAGACGATGACCGCCGACAAGATCGCGCCGCTGGTCGCCTTCCTCGCGAGCGACGCGTCGCAGGAAGTGTCGAACCAGATCTTCGGCGTGCGCAAGAACGAGATTTTCCTCTTTTCGAAGCCGCGCCCGATCCGGTCGATGCAGAAGAATGAGGGCTGGACGCCGCAGGCGATCGCCGACGAAATGCTCCCCGCTTTCCGCGGCAGCTTCGCCGATCCGGCCGAGCGCTCGGGGGATGTCTTCGGCTATGATCCGATTTAA
- a CDS encoding helix-turn-helix domain-containing protein: protein MAGEVRSVSQAFAVLRLLADNAPMTLSDIGRSLGLGASSCFNLLGTLVAEGAVVRDAPGKRYRLSDGWAQAGLLRDGDARRMVDRLRPLMMRFAQAQGVTAGLWQVASRDRLHLVAHAESNAVLRIHLAQGQRQPLGGGAVGRAIAAAQAPGAEEVARRFAAVRWEKPIAFADYAAQVEVAARAGFALDEGYTHIGIWTLAAAVPQRSDYCLSASFFAGSRTAAEVTALGQALVALAETAGG from the coding sequence GTGGCGGGTGAGGTTCGATCGGTTTCGCAGGCGTTCGCGGTGCTGCGCCTGCTCGCCGACAATGCGCCGATGACGCTGTCCGACATCGGCCGGTCGCTCGGCCTCGGCGCCTCCTCCTGCTTCAACCTGCTCGGGACGCTGGTCGCCGAGGGCGCTGTGGTGCGCGACGCGCCGGGCAAGCGTTATCGCCTCTCCGACGGCTGGGCGCAGGCGGGGCTGCTGCGCGACGGCGACGCGCGGCGGATGGTTGACCGGCTGCGTCCGTTGATGATGCGTTTCGCGCAGGCGCAGGGCGTGACCGCGGGCCTGTGGCAGGTCGCCTCGCGCGACCGGCTGCACCTCGTTGCGCACGCTGAAAGCAATGCGGTGCTGCGCATCCACCTCGCGCAGGGGCAGCGCCAGCCGCTCGGCGGCGGCGCGGTCGGGCGCGCGATCGCCGCGGCGCAGGCGCCCGGTGCCGAAGAGGTCGCGCGGCGCTTCGCCGCGGTGCGCTGGGAAAAGCCGATCGCCTTCGCCGACTATGCCGCGCAGGTCGAGGTCGCTGCCCGCGCGGGGTTTGCGCTCGACGAAGGCTATACGCATATCGGCATCTGGACGCTCGCGGCGGCGGTGCCGCAGCGCAGCGACTATTGCCTCTCGGCCAGCTTTTTTGCGGGATCGCGCACCGCCGCCGAAGTGACGGCGCTGGGTCAGGCGCTGGTCGCGCTGGCGGAGACGGCGGGCGGTTAG
- a CDS encoding TlpA disulfide reductase family protein, translating into MILAVLLAGSIAGCDREKAAGEQAGANQANVSDAQARSGRGVEDFHYQLDRSQAGKPAPDARFRGPDDAPLTLAAFRGKPLLVNLWATWCVPCVVEMPTLDKLAATSGERLTVIAVAQDLQGAEVVDPWFQKAKLKALQPYLDPDNHLLDAYNSALPTSILYDAEGREVWRIVGAIDWQGKEARALLAEAGV; encoded by the coding sequence ATGATCCTCGCCGTGCTGCTGGCCGGATCGATCGCGGGCTGCGATAGGGAAAAGGCCGCCGGGGAGCAAGCGGGCGCGAACCAAGCAAATGTTTCGGACGCGCAAGCCAGGTCCGGACGGGGTGTCGAAGACTTCCATTATCAGCTCGACCGCAGCCAGGCGGGCAAGCCGGCGCCGGACGCGCGCTTTCGCGGTCCCGACGACGCGCCGCTGACGCTCGCCGCCTTTCGCGGCAAGCCGCTGCTCGTCAATCTGTGGGCGACCTGGTGCGTGCCGTGCGTCGTCGAAATGCCGACGCTCGACAAGCTCGCTGCGACGAGCGGCGAACGGCTGACCGTGATCGCGGTCGCACAGGACCTGCAGGGCGCCGAGGTCGTTGATCCGTGGTTTCAGAAGGCGAAACTGAAAGCGCTTCAGCCCTATCTTGATCCCGATAATCATCTGCTGGATGCCTATAACAGCGCGTTGCCGACGAGCATCCTCTACGATGCCGAGGGGCGCGAGGTCTGGCGGATCGTCGGCGCGATCGACTGGCAGGGCAAGGAGGCCAGGGCGCTGCTCGCCGAAGCCGGCGTCTAA
- the argH gene encoding argininosuccinate lyase, translating into MADSPGSNSMWGGRFGGGPAAIMQEINASIPVDQRLWEEDIAASRAHAAMLGAAGIISIDDAARIDTGLAQVAAEYAANGVPIDLSLEDIHMTVESRLKEIVGEPAGRLHTARSRNDQVATDFRLWTRTAMTRIDAGLKALQSALLARADEHADSIMPGFTHLQVAQPVTLGHHLLAYVEMFGRDRGRFRDAQRRLNESPLGAAALAGTGFAIDRHATAAALGFDRPMANSIDAVSDRDFALEFCASASIAAIHLSRLAEEVVIWASQPFGFVSLPDAWSTGSSIMPQKRNPDAAELVRGRAGLLLGAFQRLSVIVKGLPLTYSKDLQDDKETVFGAFDALALSLAAMTGMVETLTFRTDRMRSLAASGYSTATDLADWLVREAGVPFRDAHHIVGACVKRSEELGVELSALPPADAAAIHAAVTPAALAALTVEASVASRTSYGGTAPERVRQAVAAARAALEE; encoded by the coding sequence ATGGCGGATTCTCCAGGCAGCAACAGCATGTGGGGCGGTCGCTTCGGTGGCGGACCCGCCGCGATCATGCAAGAGATTAACGCATCGATCCCGGTCGACCAGCGATTGTGGGAAGAAGATATCGCCGCCAGTCGCGCGCACGCGGCGATGCTCGGCGCTGCGGGGATCATCTCGATCGACGACGCGGCAAGGATCGACACCGGCCTTGCGCAGGTCGCGGCCGAATATGCGGCGAACGGCGTGCCGATCGACCTCAGCCTCGAAGACATCCACATGACGGTCGAATCGCGGCTCAAGGAAATCGTCGGCGAACCCGCCGGGCGCCTCCACACCGCGCGTTCGCGCAACGACCAGGTCGCGACCGACTTCCGTCTGTGGACGCGCACCGCGATGACGCGCATCGATGCCGGATTGAAGGCACTCCAGTCAGCGCTGCTCGCGCGCGCCGACGAACATGCGGACAGCATCATGCCCGGCTTCACGCACCTCCAGGTCGCGCAGCCGGTGACGCTCGGCCATCATCTGCTCGCCTATGTCGAAATGTTCGGTCGCGATCGCGGGCGTTTCCGCGATGCGCAGCGCCGCCTCAACGAATCGCCGCTCGGCGCCGCCGCACTGGCGGGCACAGGCTTCGCGATCGATCGCCACGCAACCGCCGCCGCGCTCGGTTTCGACCGGCCGATGGCGAACAGCATCGACGCGGTGTCCGACCGCGACTTCGCGCTCGAATTCTGCGCCTCGGCGTCGATCGCGGCGATCCACCTGTCGCGTCTTGCCGAAGAGGTAGTGATCTGGGCCAGCCAGCCCTTCGGCTTCGTCAGCCTGCCCGATGCGTGGTCGACCGGCAGCTCGATCATGCCGCAAAAGCGCAACCCCGACGCCGCCGAACTGGTGCGCGGGCGCGCGGGGCTGCTGCTCGGCGCCTTCCAGCGGCTGTCGGTGATCGTGAAGGGGCTGCCGCTCACTTATTCAAAGGATCTCCAGGACGACAAGGAGACGGTGTTCGGTGCCTTCGACGCGCTCGCGCTGTCGCTCGCGGCGATGACCGGCATGGTCGAAACGCTGACCTTCCGCACCGACCGCATGCGCTCGCTCGCGGCGTCGGGCTATTCGACCGCGACCGACCTCGCCGACTGGCTGGTCCGCGAGGCGGGGGTGCCGTTCCGCGACGCGCACCATATCGTCGGCGCCTGCGTGAAACGATCCGAAGAGCTTGGCGTTGAACTGTCGGCACTGCCGCCCGCCGACGCCGCGGCGATCCATGCTGCGGTCACACCCGCGGCGCTCGCGGCGCTCACCGTCGAGGCGTCGGTCGCCAGCCGCACCAGCTATGGCGGGACGGCGCCCGAACGGGTAAGACAGGCCGTCGCCGCGGCCCGCGCCGCGCTGGAGGAATGA